One genomic region from Bacillus aquiflavi encodes:
- a CDS encoding aspartate kinase — MALIVQKFGGTSLSDPERILNVAERISAEKMKGNDCVVVVSAMGKTTDQLISLAKDVSNQVNKREMDMLLSTGEQVTIALLSMALSQNGWEAASFTGWQAGIITEPVHGNARILNIHTEKIREQLNKGKIVIVAGFQGVTEDGEITTLGRGGSDTTAVALSTALKASKCDIYTDVTGVYTTDPRHVKEAQKLAAISYDEMLELAHLGAGVLHPRAVEFAKNHNVTLEVRSSIEKERGTIIKEEVTMEQNLVVRGVAFEDEITRVTVFGLPNCLTSLSTIFSTLAKNNIDVDIIIQSMTSKEITDISFSIKNDTLKETLNVLEKNKDLLKYDHIESETGLAKVSIVGSGMVSNPGVAAEMFTVLSNNGIEIRMVSTSEIKISTVVNQQQMLPAVNALHKAFKLSAIPIRS, encoded by the coding sequence GTGGCGTTAATTGTTCAAAAATTTGGTGGTACATCATTAAGTGATCCCGAGAGAATTTTAAATGTTGCCGAACGAATCAGCGCAGAAAAGATGAAAGGCAATGATTGTGTTGTTGTTGTATCAGCAATGGGCAAAACAACTGATCAGCTTATCTCTTTAGCAAAAGATGTATCAAACCAAGTTAACAAAAGGGAAATGGATATGCTCCTTTCGACTGGAGAGCAAGTAACAATTGCTTTATTATCGATGGCTCTTTCGCAAAACGGGTGGGAAGCTGCTTCCTTTACAGGCTGGCAAGCAGGAATTATTACTGAACCAGTGCATGGTAATGCACGGATATTAAATATTCATACGGAAAAAATCCGCGAACAGCTAAATAAAGGAAAGATAGTAATCGTTGCTGGGTTTCAAGGAGTAACAGAAGATGGAGAAATTACAACGCTTGGAAGAGGGGGATCAGATACGACAGCTGTTGCATTGTCGACGGCTCTAAAAGCGTCTAAATGTGATATTTATACTGACGTAACAGGTGTGTATACAACAGACCCACGGCATGTGAAAGAAGCTCAAAAATTAGCGGCAATATCATACGATGAAATGCTTGAACTTGCTCATCTAGGAGCAGGTGTACTTCATCCTCGTGCTGTAGAGTTTGCAAAAAATCACAATGTGACTCTTGAAGTCCGCTCGAGTATAGAAAAAGAAAGAGGAACGATCATTAAGGAGGAAGTAACGATGGAGCAAAATTTAGTTGTACGTGGTGTCGCGTTTGAAGACGAGATTACAAGGGTTACTGTTTTTGGATTACCCAATTGTTTGACAAGCTTATCGACAATTTTTTCAACTTTAGCAAAAAACAACATCGATGTAGATATTATTATTCAAAGTATGACGAGCAAGGAAATAACTGACATATCATTTTCGATTAAAAATGATACACTAAAAGAGACGTTAAATGTTCTTGAAAAAAATAAAGATTTATTAAAGTATGACCATATCGAATCAGAAACAGGACTTGCAAAAGTATCAATTGTTGGCTCTGGGATGGTTTCTAATCCAGGGGTAGCTGCGGAAATGTTTACTGTTCTTTCAAATAACGGAATTGAGATAAGGATGGTTAGTACTTCAGAAATAAAGATTTCTACAGTTGTTAATCAGCAACAAATGTTACCGGCAGTAAATGCATTGCATAAGGCATTTAAGCTTTCTGCGATTCCAATAAGATCTTAA
- a CDS encoding electron transfer flavoprotein subunit alpha/FixB family protein, with the protein MAKKTLVLGEVRDGALRNVSFEAISAAKTVADGGEVVGLLIGDSVKDLANEMIFYGADRVVVVENEKLKQYTSDGFSQAVMAVIDAENPEGLIFGHTAMGKDLSPKIASKLDSGLISDAIAVEQTGENLVFTRPIYSGKAFEKKIVTDGIVFATIRPNNIDPLEKDEAKTGEVSSLSVEIKDLRTVIQEVVRKASEGVDLSEAKVVVAGGRGVKSEEGFEPLKELADVLGGAVGASRGACDAEYCDYSLQIGQTGKVVTPDLYIACGISGAIQHLAGMSNSKVIVAINKDPEANIFNVADYGIVGDLFDVVPLLIEEFKKIKVNA; encoded by the coding sequence ATGGCTAAAAAAACATTAGTGTTAGGAGAAGTCCGTGACGGAGCGTTGCGCAACGTTTCTTTTGAAGCGATTTCAGCTGCAAAAACAGTAGCTGACGGTGGAGAAGTAGTAGGATTATTAATTGGAGATTCAGTAAAAGATTTAGCTAATGAAATGATTTTCTACGGTGCTGATCGTGTAGTTGTAGTTGAGAATGAAAAGCTAAAACAATATACTTCTGATGGTTTCTCTCAAGCTGTTATGGCTGTTATTGATGCGGAGAATCCTGAAGGATTAATTTTTGGACATACCGCAATGGGAAAAGATTTATCTCCTAAAATTGCAAGTAAATTAGATTCTGGATTAATATCTGATGCGATTGCAGTTGAACAAACAGGTGAAAATCTTGTATTTACAAGACCAATTTATTCTGGAAAAGCGTTCGAGAAGAAGATTGTAACTGATGGAATTGTGTTTGCAACAATCCGTCCAAATAATATCGATCCACTTGAAAAAGATGAAGCAAAAACAGGTGAAGTATCCTCACTTTCAGTAGAAATAAAAGATTTACGAACAGTTATTCAAGAAGTTGTTCGCAAAGCGAGTGAAGGTGTAGATCTTTCTGAAGCAAAGGTTGTAGTAGCTGGCGGACGCGGAGTAAAAAGTGAAGAGGGGTTTGAACCGTTAAAAGAATTAGCTGATGTGCTTGGCGGTGCAGTTGGTGCATCACGTGGTGCATGTGACGCCGAATATTGTGACTATTCTTTACAAATTGGACAAACTGGTAAAGTTGTTACACCGGATCTTTATATTGCCTGTGGGATTTCTGGAGCGATCCAGCACTTAGCAGGTATGTCTAATTCAAAAGTGATTGTTGCGATTAATAAAGACCCTGAGGCAAATATTTTTAACGTAGCTGATTATGGTATTGTCGGTGATTTATTTGATGTTGTACCTTTATTAATAGAGGAATTTAAAAAAATAAAGGTGAATGCATAA
- the sdhA gene encoding succinate dehydrogenase flavoprotein subunit: MSKGKVIVVGGGLAGLMATIKVAESGNPVELFSLVPVKRSHSVCAQGGINGAVNTKGEGDSPWEHFDDTVYGGDFLANQPPVKAMCEAAPGIIHLLDRMGVMFNRTPEGLLDFRRFGGTQHHRTAYAGATTGQQLLYALDEQVRRHEVAGLVTKYEGWEFLGTVLDDEGVCRGIVAQNLTTMEIKSFAGDAVIMATGGPGIIFGKSTNSVINTGSAASIVYQQGAYYANGEFIQIHPTAIPGDDKLRLMSESARGEGGRVWTYKDGKPWYFLEEKYPAYGNLVPRDIATREIFNVCVNLKLGINGENMVYLDLSHKDPKELDIKLGGIIEIYEKFMGDDPRKVPMKIFPAVHYSMGGLWVDYDQMTNIPGLFAAGGCDYSQHGGNRLGANSLLSAIYGGMVAGPNAVRYINGLEKSADSVSSTVFDSYVKKEEEKRNNIMSMDGNENAYVLHKELGEWMTKNVTVVRYNDKLLKTDEKIQELMERYKKININDTAKWSNQGAMFTRQLENMLQLARVITIGAYNRNESRGAHYKPDYPDRNDEDFLKTTMAKFVDEQSAPQFHYEDVDVSLIKPRKRDYTKKKGEK, from the coding sequence ATGAGTAAAGGGAAAGTGATCGTAGTTGGCGGCGGTTTAGCTGGCCTAATGGCAACGATCAAAGTTGCTGAATCAGGAAACCCAGTAGAATTATTTTCTTTAGTGCCGGTTAAGCGTTCTCACTCTGTTTGTGCCCAAGGTGGTATTAATGGAGCAGTAAATACAAAAGGAGAGGGTGACTCTCCATGGGAACACTTTGATGACACTGTTTATGGCGGTGATTTCTTAGCTAATCAGCCTCCGGTAAAAGCAATGTGTGAGGCAGCACCTGGAATCATTCATCTACTAGATCGAATGGGGGTAATGTTTAATCGTACTCCAGAAGGTTTACTAGATTTCCGCCGCTTTGGTGGAACTCAGCATCACCGTACTGCTTATGCAGGTGCAACAACAGGACAACAATTACTTTATGCTCTAGATGAGCAAGTTCGCCGTCATGAAGTTGCTGGCTTAGTAACGAAATATGAAGGATGGGAATTTTTAGGCACTGTATTAGATGATGAAGGTGTTTGCCGAGGAATTGTTGCTCAAAACTTAACGACGATGGAAATTAAATCATTTGCCGGTGATGCAGTAATTATGGCGACTGGTGGTCCCGGAATTATTTTCGGGAAGTCAACAAACTCAGTTATTAATACAGGATCAGCAGCATCAATTGTTTATCAACAAGGTGCTTATTATGCAAACGGTGAGTTCATTCAAATTCACCCAACTGCGATTCCAGGAGATGACAAGCTGCGCTTAATGAGTGAATCAGCTCGCGGTGAAGGTGGACGTGTTTGGACTTATAAAGACGGAAAACCGTGGTATTTCTTAGAAGAAAAATATCCAGCATACGGTAACCTTGTGCCTCGTGATATAGCAACACGTGAGATTTTCAACGTCTGTGTTAACTTGAAGCTTGGTATTAATGGCGAAAACATGGTTTATTTAGATCTTTCTCATAAAGATCCGAAAGAATTAGACATTAAGCTTGGCGGTATCATTGAGATTTATGAGAAGTTTATGGGGGATGATCCGCGTAAAGTTCCAATGAAAATATTCCCTGCAGTTCACTATTCAATGGGTGGATTATGGGTTGACTATGATCAAATGACAAACATTCCTGGATTGTTTGCAGCTGGTGGATGTGATTATTCTCAGCATGGAGGAAACCGTCTTGGAGCTAACTCTCTGCTTTCTGCAATTTATGGCGGAATGGTAGCTGGACCTAATGCTGTGAGATATATAAATGGGCTTGAGAAGAGTGCAGATTCAGTTTCTTCAACGGTGTTTGACAGCTATGTTAAGAAAGAAGAAGAAAAAAGGAATAATATCATGTCTATGGATGGAAATGAAAATGCGTATGTCCTTCACAAAGAGCTAGGGGAATGGATGACTAAGAATGTTACTGTTGTTCGTTATAATGACAAGCTCTTAAAGACAGATGAGAAGATTCAGGAGCTTATGGAGCGTTACAAGAAAATTAATATTAACGATACTGCAAAATGGAGCAACCAAGGTGCAATGTTCACTCGTCAACTTGAGAATATGCTTCAGCTTGCCCGTGTTATTACAATCGGTGCATACAATCGTAACGAGAGCCGGGGAGCTCACTATAAGCCTGATTATCCGGACCGTAATGACGAGGATTTCTTAAAGACAACAATGGCGAAATTTGTTGATGAACAATCTGCACCACAATTCCATTATGAAGATGTGGATGTATCTTTAATTAAGCCACGTAAACGTGATTATACGAAGAAGAAGGGGGAGAAATAA
- a CDS encoding YslB family protein, with the protein MIETTSSEKQLQSESLTVPLFGYELIREVLLTELLGKDTPEILYWAGKRLARKYPLKTVEAVIDFFEKAGWGHLSLRHLNPHEMELELSGELIKERFKRKRNCSFQLEAGFLAEQVQLQKGFIAEAYEHPKKLVAKVRFTIKWDSKATP; encoded by the coding sequence TTGATTGAAACAACATCTTCAGAAAAACAATTACAAAGCGAATCATTAACGGTTCCATTGTTTGGATATGAATTGATTCGAGAGGTGCTTTTAACAGAATTACTCGGCAAAGACACACCTGAAATTTTGTACTGGGCCGGAAAAAGATTAGCCCGAAAATATCCGCTGAAAACGGTAGAAGCCGTGATTGATTTTTTTGAAAAAGCTGGCTGGGGACATTTATCCCTAAGACATTTAAATCCTCATGAAATGGAGCTTGAGTTATCTGGTGAACTTATTAAAGAACGCTTTAAACGAAAACGAAATTGCTCCTTTCAGCTTGAAGCAGGCTTTCTAGCTGAACAAGTTCAACTGCAAAAAGGCTTTATTGCAGAAGCATATGAACATCCTAAAAAGCTCGTAGCGAAAGTAAGGTTCACCATTAAATGGGACTCTAAAGCTACCCCATAA
- a CDS encoding TetR/AcrR family transcriptional regulator, translated as MKKNRPKYRQIIDAAVIVIAENGYHQAQVSKIARQAGVADGTIYLYFKNKEDILISLFQEKMGFFVEKIEENIAGKPEATEKLLMLVKTHFKMLSEDHHLGIVTQLELRQSNKELRLKINEVLKGYLYLIEQILEEGKRSGEFHSSLDVRLAKQMIFGTIDETVTTWVMNDRKYDLVSLAEPVHQLLINGCGQ; from the coding sequence TTGAAAAAAAATAGACCGAAGTATCGCCAAATTATCGATGCTGCTGTTATTGTAATTGCAGAAAATGGATATCATCAAGCACAAGTGTCTAAAATTGCGAGACAAGCAGGTGTGGCGGATGGAACCATTTACTTATATTTCAAAAATAAAGAAGATATACTCATTTCTCTCTTTCAAGAAAAAATGGGCTTCTTCGTAGAAAAAATTGAAGAAAATATTGCAGGAAAACCGGAAGCAACAGAGAAGTTATTAATGTTGGTTAAAACACACTTTAAAATGCTATCTGAAGACCATCATCTTGGAATCGTTACCCAGCTTGAACTAAGACAATCGAATAAAGAACTTCGTTTAAAAATTAACGAAGTATTAAAAGGATATTTATATCTAATCGAACAAATTTTAGAAGAGGGCAAACGAAGCGGGGAGTTCCATAGTTCACTCGATGTGAGACTTGCAAAGCAAATGATATTTGGCACAATTGACGAGACTGTCACAACATGGGTAATGAATGATCGAAAGTATGATTTGGTTTCATTAGCAGAGCCTGTACATCAGCTATTAATTAATGGGTGTGGTCAATAA
- the uvrC gene encoding excinuclease ABC subunit UvrC yields the protein MNEKLKTKLAILPEQPGCYLMKDRQGTVIYVGKANILRNRVRSYFTGSHNGKTLRLVNEIEDFEYIVTSSEIEALILEMNLIKQYDPKYNVMLKDDKSYPYIKLTAERHPRLITTRKVKKDKGKYFGPYPNVHAANETKKLLDRMYPLRKCTALPDRVCLYYHLGQCIAPCVNEIQDQTYKEMIDEITRFLNGGYKEIKTELSKKMIEASENLEFERAKELRDKIAHIEAVMEKQKMSTNDFTNRDVFGYTVDKGWMCVQVFFIRQGKLIERDVSMFPIYKKPEDEMLTFLGQFYLKDHHFKPKEILIPNTVNSQMAEELLEVKVLTPQRGQKKDLVNLAIKNAKIALKEKFSLIERDEERTIKAVERLGEQLGIYTPHRIESFDNSNIHGTNPVSAMVVFIDGRSEKKEYRKYKIKTVEGPDDYESMREVVRRRYSRVLKEGLPLPDLIIIDGGKGHVEAVRDVLENELNLNIPIAGLVKDEKHKTSQLLYGNPLEMIPLKKNSQEFYLLQRIQDEVHRFAITFHRQLRGKNTFNSILDHIPGIGEVRKKLLLKHFGSIKKKKEAKLEEFTTIGIPKNVAEALMKKLTQ from the coding sequence ATGAATGAAAAACTAAAGACAAAGCTTGCCATTCTCCCTGAACAGCCTGGCTGTTACTTAATGAAGGATCGACAAGGAACGGTCATATATGTGGGAAAAGCAAATATATTAAGAAATAGAGTCCGGTCTTATTTTACTGGATCTCACAATGGGAAGACGTTACGACTTGTGAATGAAATTGAAGACTTTGAATATATTGTCACTTCATCTGAAATCGAAGCACTCATTTTAGAAATGAATTTAATTAAGCAGTATGATCCGAAGTATAATGTAATGCTTAAAGACGATAAAAGCTATCCGTATATTAAGCTGACAGCGGAGCGACATCCGCGATTAATAACGACACGAAAAGTAAAAAAGGATAAAGGTAAATATTTCGGACCTTATCCTAATGTACACGCTGCGAATGAAACGAAAAAGCTGCTAGATCGTATGTATCCTCTCAGAAAATGCACAGCGTTACCAGATAGGGTTTGTCTATATTATCATCTTGGTCAATGTATCGCACCTTGTGTAAATGAAATACAAGATCAAACATATAAAGAAATGATTGATGAAATTACTCGATTTTTAAACGGTGGATATAAGGAGATCAAGACAGAGCTGTCAAAGAAAATGATTGAAGCATCTGAAAATCTTGAATTTGAACGAGCAAAAGAGTTGCGAGATAAAATTGCTCATATTGAAGCAGTCATGGAAAAGCAAAAAATGTCAACCAATGATTTTACGAATCGAGATGTTTTTGGTTACACAGTTGATAAAGGCTGGATGTGCGTACAAGTATTTTTTATTCGCCAAGGGAAATTAATTGAACGGGATGTTTCGATGTTCCCAATTTATAAAAAACCAGAGGATGAAATGTTGACGTTTCTCGGACAATTTTATTTAAAAGATCATCATTTTAAGCCAAAAGAAATATTAATTCCAAACACAGTTAATTCACAAATGGCTGAAGAACTACTTGAAGTAAAAGTATTGACCCCGCAACGGGGACAAAAAAAAGATCTTGTCAATTTAGCGATAAAAAATGCTAAAATTGCTTTGAAAGAAAAATTCTCGCTAATAGAACGGGATGAAGAAAGAACAATAAAAGCAGTAGAAAGATTAGGGGAACAGCTTGGAATCTATACTCCGCATAGAATTGAATCGTTTGACAACTCAAATATTCACGGAACGAACCCAGTGTCCGCAATGGTTGTGTTTATTGATGGCCGTTCAGAGAAAAAGGAATACCGTAAGTATAAAATTAAAACAGTAGAAGGGCCCGACGATTATGAATCAATGCGGGAGGTTGTAAGAAGGCGCTACTCTAGAGTATTAAAAGAAGGACTTCCTTTACCGGATCTCATTATTATTGATGGGGGAAAAGGTCATGTAGAGGCAGTAAGGGATGTTCTTGAAAATGAATTAAACCTAAATATACCGATAGCTGGACTTGTAAAGGATGAAAAACATAAAACATCACAGCTATTATATGGAAATCCACTTGAAATGATTCCATTAAAAAAAAATAGCCAAGAGTTTTATCTGCTTCAAAGAATACAAGATGAGGTTCATCGTTTTGCGATTACGTTTCATCGCCAGCTTCGGGGGAAAAATACATTTAATTCCATCCTTGATCATATTCCTGGGATTGGGGAAGTAAGAAAAAAATTATTGTTAAAACATTTCGGATCAATTAAAAAAAAGAAAGAGGCAAAGTTAGAAGAGTTTACTACGATTGGAATACCAAAAAATGTAGCTGAAGCATTAATGAAAAAGTTAACACAATAG
- the trxA gene encoding thioredoxin: protein MAITNATDQTFTAETSSGLVLADFWAPWCGPCKMIAPVLEELDAEMGEKVKIVKVDVDENQETAAKFGVMSIPTLVVLKDGEVVDKVIGFQPKEALVGLLSKHA from the coding sequence ATGGCTATTACAAATGCAACAGATCAAACTTTTACAGCTGAAACAAGCTCAGGCTTAGTGCTTGCGGATTTTTGGGCACCTTGGTGTGGACCATGTAAAATGATTGCACCTGTTTTAGAAGAGCTTGATGCTGAAATGGGTGAGAAAGTGAAAATCGTCAAAGTTGACGTAGATGAAAATCAAGAAACTGCTGCAAAATTTGGTGTCATGAGTATCCCAACTTTAGTTGTTCTTAAAGACGGAGAAGTAGTTGACAAAGTTATTGGTTTTCAACCGAAAGAAGCACTTGTTGGACTTCTTTCAAAACATGCTTAA
- the sdhB gene encoding succinate dehydrogenase iron-sulfur subunit, which produces MSEKRTVRFEITRQDNPDSAPYKEIFELPYRPNMNVISALMEIRRNPVNAEGKKTTPVAWDMNCLEEVCGACSMVINGKPRQSCTALIDQLEQPVRLEPMRTFPVVRDLQVDRSRMFDSLKKVKAWIPIDGTYDLGPGPRMPEKKRQWAYELSKCMTCGVCLEACPNVNSKSNFIGPAPLSQVRLFNAHPTGEMNKAERLEALMGDGGLANCGNSQNCVQSCPKGIPLTTSIAALNRDTTIQSFKNFFGSDRV; this is translated from the coding sequence ATGTCAGAAAAAAGAACTGTACGTTTTGAAATTACTCGCCAAGATAACCCTGACTCAGCCCCTTATAAGGAAATATTCGAACTTCCTTATCGCCCTAATATGAATGTGATCTCAGCTTTAATGGAGATTCGTCGTAATCCAGTTAATGCTGAAGGCAAAAAAACAACCCCTGTTGCTTGGGATATGAACTGTTTAGAGGAAGTTTGCGGTGCTTGTTCGATGGTTATTAATGGAAAGCCAAGACAATCATGTACGGCTTTAATTGATCAATTAGAACAACCAGTACGTTTAGAACCTATGCGTACTTTTCCTGTTGTAAGGGATTTACAAGTAGACCGGAGCAGAATGTTTGACTCATTGAAAAAAGTTAAAGCATGGATTCCAATTGATGGAACATATGATTTAGGTCCAGGACCACGTATGCCAGAGAAAAAGCGTCAATGGGCTTATGAATTATCAAAATGTATGACTTGTGGTGTTTGTTTGGAAGCTTGTCCAAATGTAAACAGCAAATCAAACTTTATCGGTCCAGCTCCTCTTTCCCAAGTACGATTATTTAACGCTCATCCAACAGGTGAGATGAATAAAGCTGAACGACTTGAGGCGCTTATGGGGGACGGAGGACTTGCAAATTGCGGTAATTCACAAAACTGTGTTCAATCATGTCCTAAAGGTATACCATTAACAACTTCAATTGCAGCATTAAACAGAGATACGACAATACAATCATTTAAAAACTTCTTCGGAAGCGATCGAGTATAA
- a CDS encoding enoyl-CoA hydratase → MEYLYWSYENSIATITLKRPPANALSTGLLKELSTVLGEIEANEEIRVVLLHGEGRFFSAGADIKEFTTIQTSEDFSKLAKTGQDLFERMENFPKPMIAAIHGAALGGGLELAMGCHIRLVSENAKLGLPELQLGLIPGFAGTQRLTRYVGTARAAEMLFTSEPITGLEAVQYGLANHAYQEDELLDNAYKLAEKIAKKSPISVKAAIHLLSYSKTTQFYEGVKKEAELFGEVFMSEDGQEGIKAFIEKRQPNFKGK, encoded by the coding sequence ATGGAATACTTATATTGGTCTTATGAAAATTCAATCGCAACAATTACCCTAAAACGTCCTCCAGCAAATGCCCTTTCAACAGGTTTGCTAAAAGAATTGTCTACCGTTTTAGGAGAGATTGAAGCAAACGAAGAGATTCGAGTTGTACTTCTTCATGGAGAAGGGCGCTTTTTCTCAGCGGGAGCTGATATTAAAGAATTTACAACCATTCAAACGAGTGAAGACTTTTCGAAGCTTGCTAAAACAGGCCAAGATCTATTCGAACGAATGGAAAATTTCCCAAAACCGATGATTGCAGCTATTCACGGTGCGGCTTTAGGTGGAGGTCTTGAGCTTGCGATGGGCTGTCACATTCGGTTAGTGAGTGAAAATGCAAAATTAGGGCTTCCAGAATTACAGCTTGGTCTAATTCCAGGTTTCGCAGGAACTCAACGTCTTACTCGTTATGTTGGAACAGCAAGGGCTGCTGAAATGTTATTTACAAGTGAACCAATTACAGGATTAGAAGCTGTTCAATACGGTTTAGCAAATCATGCTTATCAAGAAGATGAGTTGCTCGACAATGCATACAAACTTGCAGAGAAGATTGCAAAGAAAAGTCCAATCTCTGTTAAAGCAGCAATACACCTGTTAAGTTATAGTAAAACGACTCAGTTTTATGAAGGAGTCAAAAAAGAGGCCGAGCTTTTCGGGGAAGTATTTATGTCTGAAGATGGCCAAGAAGGAATTAAAGCTTTCATTGAAAAAAGACAACCGAATTTCAAAGGAAAATAA
- a CDS encoding electron transfer flavoprotein subunit beta/FixA family protein yields MNIYVLMKRTFDTEEKITISGGKINEDGAEFIINPYDEYAVEEAIQVRDAHGGEITVISVGDEETEKKLRTALAMGADKAVLINTEDDLDYGDQYTTAKILAEFLKDKNPDLIIAGNVAIDGGSGQVGPRVAELLDIPYVTTITKLEIDGSDVKITRDVEGDSEEIATSLPLLVTAQQGLNEPRYPSLPGIMKAKKKPLEELELDDLDLDEDDVEAKTKTLEIFLPAKKEAGKILEGELEDKVKELVHLLHTEAKVV; encoded by the coding sequence ATGAACATCTATGTACTAATGAAAAGAACATTCGACACAGAGGAAAAAATCACAATTTCTGGTGGAAAAATTAACGAAGATGGTGCAGAATTTATCATTAACCCATACGATGAGTATGCAGTTGAGGAGGCAATTCAAGTTCGCGATGCACATGGCGGTGAAATCACTGTTATTTCTGTCGGTGATGAAGAAACAGAAAAAAAGTTGCGCACTGCTTTAGCAATGGGGGCAGATAAAGCCGTATTAATCAACACTGAAGATGATTTAGATTATGGTGATCAATATACAACTGCCAAAATTTTAGCAGAGTTTTTAAAAGACAAGAATCCAGATTTAATTATTGCTGGAAACGTTGCCATTGATGGCGGATCTGGTCAGGTTGGACCTCGTGTTGCTGAATTATTAGATATTCCATATGTGACAACGATTACAAAACTTGAAATTGATGGCAGCGATGTGAAAATAACAAGAGATGTTGAAGGTGACTCTGAAGAGATTGCAACGAGCCTGCCGCTTTTAGTAACAGCACAGCAAGGTTTAAATGAACCTCGTTATCCTTCTTTACCAGGAATTATGAAAGCAAAGAAAAAGCCGCTTGAAGAGCTTGAATTAGATGATTTAGATTTAGACGAAGATGATGTAGAAGCTAAAACGAAAACACTCGAAATTTTCCTTCCAGCTAAGAAGGAAGCAGGTAAAATTTTAGAAGGTGAACTTGAAGATAAAGTAAAGGAATTAGTACATCTTCTCCATACAGAAGCTAAAGTAGTTTAA
- a CDS encoding succinate dehydrogenase cytochrome b558 subunit — translation MAGNREFSNRRLHSLLGVIPVGLFLTQHLVINHFATKGEESFNNAANFMGNLPFRTFLEIFIIFLPLMYHAIYGLYIAFTAKNNVSNFGFLRNWMFMLQRLTGVITLIFVVWHVWETRVQAALGADVNFQMMENILSNPFMFWFYVVGVISAIFHFANGLWSFAVSWGITITPRSQMISTYVTLGIFVALSIVGIRALTAFI, via the coding sequence ATGGCAGGTAATCGAGAATTTTCTAATCGCAGATTGCATTCGCTGCTAGGAGTCATTCCAGTAGGATTGTTCTTAACGCAGCACTTGGTCATCAACCATTTTGCTACTAAAGGGGAAGAATCCTTTAATAATGCTGCTAATTTTATGGGGAATCTTCCTTTCCGTACTTTCTTGGAAATTTTTATTATTTTCCTACCATTAATGTATCATGCAATCTACGGGCTTTATATCGCTTTTACCGCTAAAAACAATGTTAGTAATTTTGGCTTTTTACGAAATTGGATGTTTATGCTGCAACGCTTAACAGGTGTTATTACACTTATTTTCGTTGTTTGGCACGTTTGGGAAACACGTGTACAAGCAGCGCTCGGTGCTGATGTAAACTTCCAAATGATGGAGAACATTTTATCAAACCCATTCATGTTTTGGTTTTATGTAGTTGGTGTTATATCTGCAATTTTTCACTTTGCTAACGGCTTATGGTCATTTGCAGTTAGCTGGGGTATTACGATTACACCAAGATCACAAATGATCTCTACATATGTAACATTGGGTATATTTGTTGCATTGTCAATTGTTGGTATTCGTGCATTAACAGCATTCATTTAA